One Sulfolobales archaeon genomic region harbors:
- a CDS encoding SPFH domain-containing protein: protein PVDIDLLVYLKVFDPVKAVTAVSNYVTASTGIAVTTLRAIVGDLLLDDVLAKREYINSTLRAKLDEVTDRWGIKVTSVEIREIKPPKEVQEAMIRQMSAERTRRAMILEAEGKKQAAILEAEGYKESQIRRAEGDKQAEILRAEGISKALELVNAAASRVDHNTLYLQYLEALKSISSTPSTKIVIPMELLLGATRLIEQVAIARRPQDRS, encoded by the coding sequence ACCAGTAGATATAGATCTTCTTGTATATCTAAAGGTATTCGATCCCGTGAAAGCGGTTACAGCTGTTAGCAACTATGTAACAGCATCCACAGGCATTGCTGTAACCACTTTGAGAGCTATAGTTGGGGATCTTCTTCTAGACGATGTGCTAGCTAAGAGGGAGTATATAAACAGCACTCTAAGGGCTAAGCTTGATGAAGTCACAGATAGATGGGGGATCAAAGTAACCTCCGTCGAGATCAGAGAGATCAAGCCTCCTAAAGAGGTTCAAGAGGCTATGATAAGACAGATGTCTGCTGAGAGGACTAGAAGGGCAATGATCCTAGAGGCTGAAGGTAAGAAGCAAGCAGCAATACTCGAGGCAGAGGGCTATAAGGAGTCGCAGATAAGAAGAGCAGAAGGAGATAAACAGGCCGAGATCCTCAGGGCTGAGGGGATCTCAAAGGCTTTGGAGCTCGTGAATGCAGCGGCCTCCAGAGTTGATCATAATACCCTCTATCTGCAATACCTAGAAGCCCTTAAATCGATCTCTAGCACCCCATCCACAAAGATAGTGATTCCAATGGAGCTACTCCTAGGAGCTACAAGGCTTATAGAACAGGTAGCCATAGCTAGAAGGCCCCAGGATCGGTCATAG